A window of Strigops habroptila isolate Jane chromosome 5, bStrHab1.2.pri, whole genome shotgun sequence contains these coding sequences:
- the SLC40A1 gene encoding solute carrier family 40 member 1 isoform X1 has product MARGAEPAGERRRCGSVVAYFTSAKFLLYLGHALSTWGDRMWHFAVSVFLVELYGNSLLLTAVYGLVVAGSVLLLGAIIGDWVDKNSRLKVAQTSLVVQNASVILCGVILMVIFLFKTQLLTLYHGWLLTMCYILVITIANIANLASTATAITIQRDWIVVVAGEDRSKLADMNATIRRIDQLTNILAPMAVGQIMTFGSPMIGCGFISGWNLMSMCVEYLLLWKVYQKTPTLALKSAKVEESELKQLNVKKESDMKPAEGVQLIVEKDVTGFEPRQEKEVSCGARIAEPFITFRDGWVAYYNQPVFLAGMGLAFLYMTVLGFDCITTGYAYTQGLSGSVLSLLMGASAVTGIMGTVAFTWLRRKCGLVRTGLISGVAQFACLVLCAVSVFMPGSPMDLTVSPFADISARLFESEPLATIASPEDKPEMFFATGMPNLLNGSTTPATSDPEMSPEPVPLISVSLLFAGVIAARVGLWSFDLTVTQLLQENVVESERGIINGVQNSMNYLLDLLHFIMVILAPNPEAFGLLVLISVSFVAMGHVMYFRFAQKTLGKQLFACRTPDPKVSDSSPTGNTSTV; this is encoded by the exons ATGGCGCGGGGAGCGGAGCCGGCGGGCGAGCGGCGGCGCTGCG GATCTGTGGTTGCCTATTTTACCTCTGCAAAGTTTCTCCTTTACCTTGGGCATGCACTGTCCACTTGG GGAGATCGTATGTGGCATTTTGCTGTGTCTGTGTTCCTGGTTGAACTTTATGGAAACAGCTTACTCCTGACTGCAGTCTATGGACTGGTTGTGGCGGGATCGGTTCTTCTCCTGGGAGCCATTATTGGAGACTGGGTGGACAAGAACTCCAGGCTCAAAG tGGCCCAGACATCCCTGGTTGTACAGAATGCATCTGTCATCCTGTGTGGTGTTATCCTGATGGTTATCTTCTTGTTTAAGACACAGCTTTTGACCTTATACCATGGATGGCTTCTT ACGATGTGCTATATCCTGGTTATCACAATAGCAAATATTGCCAATTTGgccagcactgccacagcaaTCACAATTCAGAGGGACTGGATTGTTGTGGTTGCAGGGGAAGACAGAAGCAAACTGGCAG ATATGAATGCCACAATAAGAAGAATTGATCAGTTGACCAATATCTTGGCCCCAATGGCAGTTGGTCAGATAATGACATTTGGCTCCCCAATGATTGGCTGTGGATTCATTTCTGGCTGGAACCTGATGTCGATGTGTGTGGAATATCTGCTGCTCTGGAAGGTTTATCAGAAAACCCCTACTCTGGCTCTCAAATCTGCAAAAGTTGAAGAATCAGAACTGAAGCAGCTGAATGTAAAGAAAG AGAGTGACATGAAACCTGCTGAAGGAGTGCAGTTAATTGTTGAAAAAGATGTAACTGGCTTTGAGCCTCGACAGGAGAAGGAAGTGAGCTGTGGTGCCCGGATTGCTGAGCCTTTCATCACGTTCCGTGATGGATGGGTTGCGTACTACAACCAGCCAGTGTTTCTTGCAGGCATGGGTCTTGCCTTTCTGTACATGACTGTTCTGGGCTTTGATTGTATTACTACAGGCTATGCCTACACTCAGGGTTTGAGTGGCTCAGTGCTAAGTCTCCTGATGGGTGCCTCAGCAGTCACTGGAATCATGGGAACAGTAGCTTTCACTTGGCTTCGTCGCAAATGTGGCCTGGTTCGCACAGGTCTCATTTCTGGAGTTGCTCAATTTGCTTGCCTGGTCTTATGTGCCGTCTCTGTGTTCATGCCTGGAAGTCCTATGGATTTGACTGTCTCCCCATTTGCCGACATCAGTGCCAGGCTGTTTGAAAGTGAACCATTAGCTACTATAGCATCTCCAGAAGATAAGCCTGAAATGTTTTTTGCGACTGGAATGCCCAACTTGTTAAACGGGTCTACTACTCCGGCTACCAGCGACCCAGAGATGAGTCCTGAGCCTGTGCCTTTAATCTCTGTTAGTCTCCTGTTTGCAGGAGTCATTGCTGCTAGAGTTG GCCTTTGGTCCTTTGATTTGACTGTCACACAGTTGCTCCAAGAAAATGTGGTAGAATCTGAAAGAGGCATCATAAACGGTGTCCAAAACTCCATGAATTATCTTCTTGATTTGCTGCACTTCATCATGGTCATCTTGGCCCCAAATCCTGAAGCTTTTGGCTTATTGGTGcttatttctgtgtcttttgtTGCCATGGGCCACGTAATGTACTTCAGATTTGCCCAGAAAACCTTGGGAAAACAACTTTTTGCATGCCGCACTCCTGATCCCAAAGTCTCTGACAGTTCACCAACTGGTAATACATCTACTGTCTGA
- the SLC40A1 gene encoding solute carrier family 40 member 1 isoform X2, with protein MHCPLGLAQLQLPPKLAVWIGLFKIFCGDRMWHFAVSVFLVELYGNSLLLTAVYGLVVAGSVLLLGAIIGDWVDKNSRLKVAQTSLVVQNASVILCGVILMVIFLFKTQLLTLYHGWLLTMCYILVITIANIANLASTATAITIQRDWIVVVAGEDRSKLADMNATIRRIDQLTNILAPMAVGQIMTFGSPMIGCGFISGWNLMSMCVEYLLLWKVYQKTPTLALKSAKVEESELKQLNVKKESDMKPAEGVQLIVEKDVTGFEPRQEKEVSCGARIAEPFITFRDGWVAYYNQPVFLAGMGLAFLYMTVLGFDCITTGYAYTQGLSGSVLSLLMGASAVTGIMGTVAFTWLRRKCGLVRTGLISGVAQFACLVLCAVSVFMPGSPMDLTVSPFADISARLFESEPLATIASPEDKPEMFFATGMPNLLNGSTTPATSDPEMSPEPVPLISVSLLFAGVIAARVGLWSFDLTVTQLLQENVVESERGIINGVQNSMNYLLDLLHFIMVILAPNPEAFGLLVLISVSFVAMGHVMYFRFAQKTLGKQLFACRTPDPKVSDSSPTGNTSTV; from the exons ATGCACTGTCCACTTGG GCTGGCGCAGCTTCAGTTACCCCCAAAATTAGCTGTGTGGATTGGCCTGTTCAAAATATTCTGC GGAGATCGTATGTGGCATTTTGCTGTGTCTGTGTTCCTGGTTGAACTTTATGGAAACAGCTTACTCCTGACTGCAGTCTATGGACTGGTTGTGGCGGGATCGGTTCTTCTCCTGGGAGCCATTATTGGAGACTGGGTGGACAAGAACTCCAGGCTCAAAG tGGCCCAGACATCCCTGGTTGTACAGAATGCATCTGTCATCCTGTGTGGTGTTATCCTGATGGTTATCTTCTTGTTTAAGACACAGCTTTTGACCTTATACCATGGATGGCTTCTT ACGATGTGCTATATCCTGGTTATCACAATAGCAAATATTGCCAATTTGgccagcactgccacagcaaTCACAATTCAGAGGGACTGGATTGTTGTGGTTGCAGGGGAAGACAGAAGCAAACTGGCAG ATATGAATGCCACAATAAGAAGAATTGATCAGTTGACCAATATCTTGGCCCCAATGGCAGTTGGTCAGATAATGACATTTGGCTCCCCAATGATTGGCTGTGGATTCATTTCTGGCTGGAACCTGATGTCGATGTGTGTGGAATATCTGCTGCTCTGGAAGGTTTATCAGAAAACCCCTACTCTGGCTCTCAAATCTGCAAAAGTTGAAGAATCAGAACTGAAGCAGCTGAATGTAAAGAAAG AGAGTGACATGAAACCTGCTGAAGGAGTGCAGTTAATTGTTGAAAAAGATGTAACTGGCTTTGAGCCTCGACAGGAGAAGGAAGTGAGCTGTGGTGCCCGGATTGCTGAGCCTTTCATCACGTTCCGTGATGGATGGGTTGCGTACTACAACCAGCCAGTGTTTCTTGCAGGCATGGGTCTTGCCTTTCTGTACATGACTGTTCTGGGCTTTGATTGTATTACTACAGGCTATGCCTACACTCAGGGTTTGAGTGGCTCAGTGCTAAGTCTCCTGATGGGTGCCTCAGCAGTCACTGGAATCATGGGAACAGTAGCTTTCACTTGGCTTCGTCGCAAATGTGGCCTGGTTCGCACAGGTCTCATTTCTGGAGTTGCTCAATTTGCTTGCCTGGTCTTATGTGCCGTCTCTGTGTTCATGCCTGGAAGTCCTATGGATTTGACTGTCTCCCCATTTGCCGACATCAGTGCCAGGCTGTTTGAAAGTGAACCATTAGCTACTATAGCATCTCCAGAAGATAAGCCTGAAATGTTTTTTGCGACTGGAATGCCCAACTTGTTAAACGGGTCTACTACTCCGGCTACCAGCGACCCAGAGATGAGTCCTGAGCCTGTGCCTTTAATCTCTGTTAGTCTCCTGTTTGCAGGAGTCATTGCTGCTAGAGTTG GCCTTTGGTCCTTTGATTTGACTGTCACACAGTTGCTCCAAGAAAATGTGGTAGAATCTGAAAGAGGCATCATAAACGGTGTCCAAAACTCCATGAATTATCTTCTTGATTTGCTGCACTTCATCATGGTCATCTTGGCCCCAAATCCTGAAGCTTTTGGCTTATTGGTGcttatttctgtgtcttttgtTGCCATGGGCCACGTAATGTACTTCAGATTTGCCCAGAAAACCTTGGGAAAACAACTTTTTGCATGCCGCACTCCTGATCCCAAAGTCTCTGACAGTTCACCAACTGGTAATACATCTACTGTCTGA